One genomic window of Corynebacterium diphtheriae includes the following:
- a CDS encoding ATP-binding cassette domain-containing protein — protein sequence MNKTITNPHSAVIKMPAPILVLAVIGVAIIIVPLVSIWYRINITDIPRLLRLPDTQQLLAISLSSAIWSTIISVSVGVPLALAISGFKRGGTVIRLLVFLPLALPPVVAGLALSAAIGRRGIFAPVLEIFNIEFAFTFSGVVASHVFISLPFVVVAVDSAFRQLNKEVIYSATSIGMSYFEIIRKIIFPTLIPAISTGAGLAYARSLGEFGTTLTFAGSLPGTTRTMPIGIYLEREINPEAAYALAAILILCALGALLISVCCTFLFTTRKKSPDLVAIDPIDIPRLRELSRPSTSLSSPLLLKTNRTTVSFQPQETTAIIGPNGSGKTTLLGLISGKLQGAELSEGTTVLSDMSPQKRSIVMLTQSPSLPPQSTVLGAVTMATRDRHHAMELLTAAGLRRLGSVRCCNLSGGQAAQVGLVRALAARPRVLLLDEPLAAIDIAQAHMWRSFLQAAAHDRTCLVVSHDPFDVSAIASTIVVVDQGIAIAAGPTDKVLAEPAHEFVAEFAGVNVISGQVLAVDNTIATLAIGTITLQGVTSAKINVHAEAKALFSPDAVTLTTRNQPDAVSSAQNHFVSTILGMTSHGAVTVVTLAVENAAKIRVPLTTISARSLDLAVNQTVFCSIKTMAIKIVES from the coding sequence ATGAACAAGACAATTACTAATCCACATTCTGCGGTAATCAAAATGCCCGCACCCATACTTGTTCTCGCAGTAATCGGCGTAGCCATCATTATCGTGCCGCTAGTATCCATCTGGTATCGCATTAACATCACAGACATCCCTCGATTACTCCGGTTACCTGATACTCAACAGTTGTTGGCAATCTCATTGAGCTCCGCCATATGGTCGACGATTATTTCTGTTTCCGTGGGCGTGCCCTTGGCATTGGCAATATCCGGTTTTAAACGTGGCGGTACGGTTATTCGTCTTCTAGTTTTCTTGCCTCTAGCCTTACCCCCTGTTGTCGCTGGTTTAGCATTATCAGCAGCTATTGGCAGACGAGGGATTTTTGCACCAGTTTTAGAGATATTCAATATCGAATTTGCGTTTACATTTTCCGGAGTCGTAGCGTCCCACGTTTTTATTTCATTACCTTTTGTGGTGGTCGCTGTAGATTCGGCATTTCGCCAGTTAAATAAGGAAGTTATATATTCAGCTACCAGTATCGGGATGTCCTATTTTGAGATCATACGCAAGATTATCTTCCCAACATTAATCCCTGCTATCAGTACCGGAGCGGGTTTAGCCTACGCACGATCTTTAGGGGAATTCGGTACTACCCTAACTTTCGCAGGGTCGCTTCCTGGGACAACTCGTACGATGCCGATCGGGATCTATTTAGAACGCGAAATAAACCCTGAGGCAGCCTATGCTCTCGCCGCAATTCTCATATTGTGTGCACTGGGTGCACTATTAATATCAGTGTGCTGCACATTTCTTTTTACTACGCGTAAAAAGTCACCTGATCTCGTGGCTATTGATCCCATCGACATTCCACGATTACGAGAACTAAGTCGCCCTTCGACGAGTTTGTCCTCGCCTCTGTTGCTAAAAACCAACCGAACCACGGTTTCTTTCCAACCTCAAGAAACAACGGCGATTATCGGTCCCAACGGATCAGGTAAAACCACTCTTTTAGGTTTGATCTCTGGAAAACTTCAAGGAGCAGAGCTCTCAGAGGGCACCACAGTATTGTCTGATATGTCGCCGCAGAAACGATCTATCGTGATGTTGACGCAGTCGCCGAGTTTGCCTCCACAGTCCACGGTCTTGGGGGCTGTAACTATGGCTACTCGCGATCGTCATCATGCTATGGAGCTGCTTACTGCTGCGGGTCTGCGCCGATTGGGGTCGGTACGTTGTTGCAATCTCTCCGGTGGCCAAGCTGCCCAGGTAGGTCTGGTACGAGCCCTCGCAGCACGCCCACGAGTCTTATTACTTGATGAGCCCTTGGCAGCTATTGATATCGCACAAGCACATATGTGGCGTAGCTTTTTGCAAGCAGCTGCACATGATCGTACGTGTTTAGTAGTATCCCATGATCCATTTGATGTATCAGCGATCGCCAGCACTATCGTTGTTGTGGATCAAGGCATAGCGATCGCGGCTGGTCCGACCGATAAGGTTTTAGCAGAACCTGCTCATGAGTTTGTTGCTGAATTTGCTGGGGTTAATGTGATATCAGGGCAGGTTTTAGCAGTAGACAACACCATTGCGACCTTGGCCATAGGCACGATTACGCTACAAGGGGTTACTTCCGCAAAGATCAACGTTCACGCTGAGGCTAAGGCGCTGTTCTCCCCTGATGCTGTCACTCTTACAACACGGAATCAACCGGATGCTGTCTCTTCTGCGCAGAATCATTTTGTGTCCACAATTTTGGGCATGACCTCGCATGGTGCGGTTACTGTGGTAACCCTCGCCGTGGAGAATGCGGCTAAAATACGGGTTCCGCTGACCACTATTTCTGCGCGGTCTTTAGATTTAGCGGTGAATCAAACTGTATTTTGTAGCATAAAAACCATGGCTATAAAAATTGTAGAATCATGA
- the narI gene encoding respiratory nitrate reductase subunit gamma encodes MHSYDMFLWVAFPWLAIAAFAVGISWRWRTDQFGWTTRSTQIYESTLLRLSSPLFHYGMMFVIVGHIMGLAFPKSWTRAIGINDHAYHLIATIPGAIAGIAAVLGLLGLIYRRVRNRTVYLSTTKSDKAMYILLTLAILSGFIATVSTQVFGGPHGYDYRETISPWLRQLFIFNPLPDLMVDVPWQFKVHVLSGFTLLAVWPFTRLVHAFSAPVGYVNRPYVVYRSRDITTQPSKQHVAWSPVQHDKHQPTDEAGWTGA; translated from the coding sequence ATGCATAGCTACGACATGTTTTTATGGGTTGCTTTCCCATGGCTTGCCATCGCAGCTTTCGCCGTCGGAATCTCATGGCGGTGGCGAACCGATCAATTTGGGTGGACCACACGATCAACTCAAATTTACGAGTCCACGTTACTTCGACTGTCATCCCCACTATTCCATTACGGAATGATGTTCGTCATTGTGGGACACATTATGGGGCTAGCTTTTCCAAAATCATGGACTCGCGCCATCGGAATTAATGACCATGCCTACCACCTCATTGCCACCATCCCAGGTGCTATTGCAGGAATCGCTGCTGTGTTAGGTCTTCTCGGCTTGATCTACCGCAGGGTGCGTAACCGGACGGTGTATCTTTCCACGACTAAATCAGATAAGGCGATGTATATTCTCCTTACACTAGCAATTTTGTCTGGATTCATCGCAACTGTTTCTACGCAGGTATTCGGTGGCCCTCACGGCTACGATTATCGTGAAACGATCTCTCCATGGTTACGTCAGCTGTTTATTTTCAATCCCCTACCGGATCTGATGGTGGATGTTCCATGGCAGTTTAAAGTACACGTGCTTTCCGGTTTCACACTGCTAGCTGTATGGCCTTTTACTCGTCTAGTTCACGCGTTCTCGGCGCCGGTTGGTTATGTCAACCGTCCGTACGTTGTCTATCGTTCTCGCGATATCACCACGCAACCTTCCAAACAACACGTAGCGTGGTCTCCAGTCCAGCACGATAAGCATCAGCCTACTGATGAAGCAGGTTGGACAGGCGCTTAA
- the narJ gene encoding nitrate reductase molybdenum cofactor assembly chaperone, with protein sequence MRTHTGVVPTPTHRVVMSDEQRRTVFMAASLLLDYPDERWDSICRAVADECASLPSSIKPLFDSFLTHAGALNQRGMEEHYVECFDQRRRCSLYLSYYAVGDTRQRGAAILAFQEALETLGFFLDREELPDHLCVVLEVAAKAAGKAHQVATDMLAAHRDGIEVLRVALEHSGSVYASIIQAVCAALPEIDEQTRANFVDLITSGPPTELIGIETPLPFPLATNV encoded by the coding sequence ATGCGTACTCACACCGGTGTCGTGCCTACTCCTACTCATCGGGTAGTTATGTCAGATGAACAGCGACGGACAGTTTTCATGGCTGCTTCCCTGCTGCTGGACTACCCAGATGAGCGATGGGACAGCATTTGCCGTGCGGTCGCAGATGAATGTGCATCGCTGCCTTCATCGATAAAGCCATTATTCGATTCTTTCCTCACCCACGCTGGTGCTCTCAACCAGCGTGGTATGGAGGAGCACTACGTGGAGTGTTTTGATCAACGGCGTCGCTGCTCACTGTATCTTTCTTACTATGCTGTCGGGGACACTCGGCAACGGGGTGCGGCTATCTTGGCTTTCCAAGAAGCACTAGAGACCCTAGGCTTTTTCTTGGATCGTGAGGAACTGCCTGACCATCTCTGTGTTGTTCTCGAGGTTGCAGCCAAAGCTGCAGGCAAAGCTCATCAAGTAGCGACCGATATGCTAGCGGCGCACCGCGATGGGATTGAAGTATTGCGGGTTGCTCTTGAGCATTCGGGTTCAGTGTACGCATCGATTATTCAAGCGGTCTGTGCTGCACTCCCCGAGATTGATGAGCAGACGCGAGCAAACTTCGTCGATCTGATCACCTCGGGCCCACCTACGGAACTAATCGGTATTGAAACACCACTGCCATTCCCGTTAGCTACCAACGTTTAA
- the narH gene encoding nitrate reductase subunit beta, protein MKVMAQIAMIMNLDKCIGCHTCSVTCKQAWTNREGTEYIWFNNVETRPGVGYPYGWENQDKWEGGWTLDKKGKLKPRAGGRLKKLGLLFHNPKLPTIQDYYEPWTYEYEKLLSTPAGQKTQPTARPISQLDGKPIDTISWSSNWDDNLGGSHETLDDDPVLKQMNLEVKKEIEDAFMFYLPRICEHCLNPTCVSSCPSGAMYKRTEDGIVLVDQDRCRGWRMCVSGCPYKKVYFNHKTGKAEKCTLCYPRIEVGQPTVCSETCVGRMRYLGVLLYDADKVASAAQTPDVKNLYAAQKDLLLDPHDPQVIEAAMKENIPHAWIEAAQNSPIWDLIARYEVALPLHPEYRTLPMVWYIPPLSPVVDRVTATGNDGEDHKILLTAISTMRIPLDYLAGLFTAGDTVPVEKVLRKLAAMRSYMRDISLGRDANEEIPAAVGLTGAEIKNLYHLLGVAKYDDRYVIPTASPETPRGIASLPDFSGINPAKSIEEFHNLGVGAPSACHEEAAHSAGGKVSLLSWDVDSRPSAMFPPRKS, encoded by the coding sequence ATGAAGGTCATGGCACAGATCGCAATGATCATGAACCTAGACAAATGTATCGGTTGTCACACCTGCTCAGTGACATGCAAACAAGCATGGACCAACCGAGAAGGCACCGAATACATTTGGTTTAACAACGTGGAAACTCGCCCTGGTGTGGGTTACCCCTACGGCTGGGAAAACCAAGATAAGTGGGAAGGCGGTTGGACCCTCGATAAGAAGGGAAAGCTGAAGCCTCGTGCAGGCGGTCGCCTCAAGAAGTTGGGTTTGCTCTTTCACAATCCTAAGCTGCCAACGATTCAGGATTACTACGAGCCGTGGACATACGAGTACGAAAAGCTTCTCTCTACTCCCGCAGGACAAAAGACTCAGCCAACGGCTCGCCCAATCTCACAACTAGATGGCAAGCCTATTGACACCATCTCTTGGTCTTCCAACTGGGACGATAACCTCGGTGGATCGCATGAAACACTTGATGATGACCCAGTCCTCAAGCAGATGAACCTCGAGGTTAAAAAGGAGATCGAAGATGCCTTCATGTTCTATCTCCCCCGCATCTGCGAGCACTGCCTCAACCCCACATGCGTATCGTCGTGCCCCTCAGGTGCAATGTACAAGCGCACTGAAGACGGCATCGTCCTAGTCGACCAGGATCGCTGCCGCGGTTGGCGCATGTGTGTGTCAGGTTGCCCCTACAAGAAGGTCTACTTCAACCACAAAACAGGCAAAGCCGAAAAATGTACCCTGTGCTACCCACGTATTGAGGTCGGTCAGCCTACGGTCTGCTCCGAAACTTGCGTCGGCCGTATGCGTTACTTGGGCGTACTGCTCTACGACGCAGATAAAGTCGCCAGCGCTGCTCAAACCCCAGACGTGAAGAACTTGTACGCAGCACAGAAGGATCTCCTGCTAGACCCTCATGATCCGCAGGTCATTGAAGCTGCCATGAAGGAAAATATTCCACACGCATGGATTGAGGCTGCTCAGAATTCTCCTATCTGGGATCTCATTGCGCGTTATGAGGTTGCGCTGCCGTTGCACCCCGAATACCGGACGCTTCCCATGGTGTGGTACATTCCGCCACTCAGCCCAGTGGTTGATCGAGTAACCGCAACTGGTAATGACGGTGAAGACCACAAGATTTTGTTAACCGCCATCTCGACTATGCGCATTCCGCTAGATTACCTAGCAGGTCTTTTCACAGCGGGCGATACTGTTCCAGTAGAAAAAGTGCTTCGTAAGCTTGCAGCTATGCGTTCTTATATGAGAGACATCTCTTTGGGGCGCGATGCTAACGAAGAGATCCCGGCCGCAGTCGGCCTAACGGGTGCAGAGATCAAAAACCTCTACCATCTGCTGGGTGTAGCTAAATACGACGATCGCTACGTTATTCCAACGGCTTCTCCGGAAACACCACGAGGAATCGCATCACTGCCTGATTTTTCGGGAATCAATCCGGCAAAATCCATTGAGGAATTCCATAATCTTGGCGTTGGGGCACCCTCGGCTTGCCATGAAGAAGCTGCTCATTCGGCTGGTGGAAAGGTTTCACTTCTCTCATGGGATGTTGATAGTCGCCCTTCCGCCATGTTCCCTCCGCGAAAGAGTTAA
- a CDS encoding nitrate reductase subunit alpha gives MTDQNSVNPLFNLGSYVRRGETGKEGQQIFLKGGRQADVFYRNRWAFDKMVRSTHGVNCTGSCSWKVYVKDGVITWESQAVDYPTTAPDMPDYEPRGCPRGASFSWYTYSPTRVRYPYARGVLVDMYREAKARLGDPVLAWKEIQETPEKREAYISQRGKGGLIRIPYEEAIEMASAAHVYTIRQYGPDRIAGFTVIPAMSQVSYGAGTRFLQNIGGVALSFYDWYADLPPASPQTFGDQTDVPESGDWFNSAYLMMWGSNIPVTRTPDAHFMAEVRYKGTKIVTVSPDFADNTKFADEWLRIEPGTDAALAFAMGHVILKEFHVGKQEPYFLDYMRKFTDSGFLITLDRREDGTYTPGKFLTASNVSEPALNTSENATHRYLMMERDGRVIDPGGTVADHWGEAGEGKWNLSLDGVDPVMSIADTDQFTTAEVLFPRFDLDASPEDINGSGPIGAGVVHRGVPVRNVDGKLVTTVFDIMLAHYGVNREELQLPGSWPASYEDASEVGTPAWQEAITGVPMAAAIRVGREFAQSAADSRGRSQILMGAGVNHYFHADNIYRTFLALTSMCGTQGVNGGGWAHYVGQEKLRPMNGWQQYAMATDWVRPPRQMITTGFFYFGTEQWRYDNSHASRLGSPLASRNVIGDKMLSDTMVESMKRGWMPSYPQFNRNPLLLADEAKAAGKEVSDYVADQLESGEMKFAYEDPSAPENWPRILLNWRTNLMGSSAKGTEFFLRHLLGVDSDASAEELKEGSRPQSITWRDAPHGKLDLMLTTDFRNTSTTLVSDIILPAATWYEKNDMSSTDMHPYLHSFNAAINPPWEARTDFEVFRDLSHRFSELAATWLGVQHDVVTTPSHHDSPDEMTMVNGIVPDIDKTGYVPGVTMPKLAVVERDYSKIYEKWMHLGPLSASAGTAVHGTKFNVSKQVEEIAAMNGVEETSIGPRPRLDTATKVISAILHMSGVSNGEVAAEGFKFLSKRTGKDLSVLGEPNRDARISWDDIKERPAEVLTSPEWTADKRNGRRYTAFSINIEHDKPFHTLTGRMHYYIDHDWFMDYGESLPVFRPPLDRLHLNGETRPGELVNGENGDPEVTVRYLTTHNKWSIHSQYFDNLHVLSVSRGGQVIWMSDKDAEKIGVKDNEWIEAYNRNGVVSARAIVSHRIPEGTVFMNHAQERTAGTPLNEKTGRRGGTHNSLTRITIKPVHIAGGYGQLTYHFNYIGPTGNNRDEVTRIRRRSQEVQY, from the coding sequence ATGACTGACCAGAACTCAGTTAATCCCCTCTTTAATCTTGGCAGCTACGTGCGCAGAGGAGAAACCGGCAAGGAAGGACAACAAATCTTCCTTAAGGGTGGTCGCCAAGCAGACGTTTTCTACCGTAACCGCTGGGCTTTCGACAAAATGGTTCGCTCTACCCACGGCGTCAACTGCACCGGTTCTTGCTCGTGGAAAGTCTACGTAAAAGACGGAGTGATCACATGGGAGTCTCAGGCCGTTGATTACCCCACAACAGCTCCAGACATGCCTGATTATGAACCACGCGGTTGTCCCCGTGGAGCTTCATTTTCTTGGTACACTTACTCGCCTACTCGCGTGCGCTACCCTTACGCTCGAGGCGTTTTGGTCGACATGTACCGCGAGGCCAAAGCGCGTCTTGGCGACCCAGTACTGGCGTGGAAAGAGATACAAGAGACTCCCGAAAAACGCGAAGCTTACATATCTCAGCGCGGTAAGGGCGGGCTCATCCGTATTCCTTATGAAGAAGCCATCGAGATGGCTTCCGCAGCCCATGTTTATACCATTCGGCAGTACGGACCTGATCGCATTGCCGGTTTTACGGTTATCCCTGCGATGTCCCAAGTCTCTTATGGCGCCGGCACACGATTCTTGCAGAACATCGGCGGCGTAGCACTATCGTTCTACGACTGGTACGCAGACCTCCCACCAGCATCTCCACAAACCTTCGGCGATCAAACAGATGTCCCTGAATCCGGTGACTGGTTTAACTCAGCCTATTTGATGATGTGGGGATCTAATATCCCTGTGACCCGTACACCAGACGCTCACTTTATGGCTGAGGTGCGTTACAAGGGAACCAAAATCGTTACCGTTTCCCCTGATTTTGCGGATAACACCAAGTTTGCTGATGAATGGCTTCGTATTGAGCCAGGCACCGACGCTGCCCTCGCATTCGCTATGGGCCATGTCATTCTTAAAGAATTCCACGTAGGTAAACAAGAGCCTTACTTTTTGGATTACATGCGTAAGTTCACCGACTCTGGGTTCCTGATCACTCTGGATCGACGAGAAGACGGTACTTATACCCCTGGTAAGTTTCTCACTGCTTCGAATGTCTCTGAGCCGGCACTCAATACTTCTGAGAATGCAACGCACCGTTATCTGATGATGGAACGTGATGGGCGCGTGATCGATCCTGGTGGCACTGTGGCTGACCACTGGGGCGAGGCCGGAGAAGGTAAGTGGAACCTATCTCTCGACGGTGTAGATCCGGTCATGTCGATCGCAGACACCGATCAATTCACAACTGCAGAGGTCCTATTCCCCCGCTTTGATCTTGATGCCTCACCAGAAGACATCAATGGTTCTGGACCAATCGGTGCAGGTGTGGTTCATCGTGGTGTGCCAGTACGTAACGTTGATGGCAAGCTTGTCACCACCGTGTTTGATATCATGCTGGCTCACTACGGTGTCAACCGCGAAGAGCTCCAGCTGCCAGGATCATGGCCAGCATCCTACGAGGATGCTTCAGAGGTGGGTACTCCAGCATGGCAAGAAGCTATCACTGGTGTGCCGATGGCTGCGGCTATTCGTGTAGGCCGTGAGTTTGCGCAAAGCGCTGCAGATTCTCGTGGTCGGTCCCAGATTCTTATGGGCGCCGGTGTGAACCACTACTTCCACGCAGACAATATCTACCGTACTTTCCTAGCACTGACGAGTATGTGCGGTACACAAGGTGTTAACGGTGGCGGCTGGGCTCACTATGTGGGTCAGGAAAAGCTCCGTCCTATGAACGGATGGCAGCAATACGCCATGGCCACAGACTGGGTACGCCCACCTCGCCAGATGATCACTACTGGCTTCTTCTACTTCGGTACTGAACAGTGGCGTTATGACAACTCACATGCGTCTCGATTGGGTTCCCCTCTCGCATCTCGCAATGTGATTGGTGACAAGATGCTCTCGGACACCATGGTGGAATCGATGAAACGTGGTTGGATGCCTTCCTATCCGCAGTTCAACCGCAATCCGCTTTTGCTTGCCGACGAAGCCAAGGCAGCAGGCAAAGAGGTATCCGATTATGTTGCGGACCAGCTCGAATCCGGCGAGATGAAGTTTGCTTACGAAGACCCGTCAGCACCTGAAAACTGGCCTCGTATTCTCCTCAACTGGCGTACCAATTTGATGGGATCCTCTGCTAAAGGCACCGAATTCTTCCTCCGACATCTTTTGGGTGTGGATTCCGATGCTTCCGCAGAAGAACTCAAGGAAGGTTCTCGACCTCAAAGCATTACGTGGCGCGATGCTCCTCACGGCAAACTCGACTTGATGCTCACCACCGATTTCCGCAATACCTCTACCACTTTGGTATCGGACATCATTTTGCCAGCTGCAACATGGTATGAGAAGAATGACATGTCTTCTACCGACATGCACCCTTATCTGCATTCGTTTAATGCTGCAATTAACCCGCCTTGGGAGGCTCGTACAGATTTCGAAGTTTTCCGGGACCTCTCACACCGGTTCTCAGAACTTGCAGCTACCTGGCTTGGCGTTCAGCATGACGTGGTAACCACACCTAGCCACCATGATTCTCCTGACGAGATGACCATGGTCAACGGTATCGTCCCCGATATCGATAAGACCGGCTATGTACCAGGCGTCACCATGCCAAAACTCGCTGTCGTTGAGCGTGATTATTCCAAGATCTACGAAAAATGGATGCACCTTGGACCACTATCCGCATCTGCGGGAACAGCCGTGCACGGAACAAAATTCAACGTGTCCAAGCAGGTTGAAGAAATTGCTGCGATGAACGGTGTCGAGGAAACGTCGATAGGCCCGCGCCCACGACTAGATACTGCTACCAAGGTGATCTCTGCCATCTTGCACATGTCAGGTGTGTCCAATGGCGAGGTAGCTGCCGAAGGATTCAAATTCCTGTCAAAGAGGACTGGTAAGGATCTTTCGGTTCTCGGTGAGCCGAACAGGGATGCACGCATCTCATGGGATGACATTAAAGAACGCCCCGCTGAGGTACTCACCTCACCGGAATGGACTGCTGATAAGCGCAATGGACGACGCTATACAGCGTTTTCGATCAACATCGAGCACGATAAGCCATTCCATACTTTGACAGGTCGCATGCACTATTACATCGATCATGACTGGTTCATGGATTATGGTGAGTCGCTACCGGTATTCCGTCCGCCACTAGACCGCTTACACCTCAACGGTGAAACACGACCAGGTGAGCTCGTCAACGGAGAAAACGGCGATCCTGAAGTAACCGTTCGATACCTCACCACTCACAACAAGTGGTCAATTCACTCTCAGTACTTCGATAACCTTCACGTGTTGTCCGTCTCTCGCGGCGGCCAAGTGATTTGGATGTCGGATAAAGACGCCGAGAAAATCGGGGTTAAAGATAACGAGTGGATCGAAGCCTACAACCGTAACGGCGTGGTCTCTGCGCGTGCGATTGTCTCGCACCGAATCCCAGAAGGCACGGTCTTTATGAATCATGCCCAAGAGCGCACCGCAGGCACCCCTCTTAACGAAAAAACTGGTCGTCGCGGTGGTACGCACAACTCATTGACACGAATCACCATCAAACCTGTGCACATCGCAGGTGGTTACGGCCAGCTGACCTACCACTTCAATTACATCGGACCTACCGGCAACAACCGTGATGAGGTCACTCGTATTCGCCGTCGTTCTCAGGAGGTTCAGTACTAA
- a CDS encoding MFS transporter, translating into MATANISGRVLTNWNPEDSNSWDSKIAWRTLAITTYSLFIGFATWYLVSAIAPQLNQIGFNFSKSQLYWLSSASGLSAGFSRLAFMFLPPIIGTRKMVTFSSFILALPMLGWFFAVINPNTPYWWMLVLSVAGGLGGGIFSGYMPSTGYFFPKAKSGTALGLQAGIGNFGVSFIQLVAPLLMGLSLWGVSVNPQLRTDGSEIFVHTPAIFMVPWTILAGVLAWIYLKDVPVKANFRQQMDIFGNSNTWVMTLIYLATFGAFSGFAAQFALMVNNIYGVNSSLAETFAVEDLPKGATFAFLGPLISAAVRAAWGPLCDRFGGAVWTLISCIGMAVSTAVAALFLHPTDPSQFWYFLAAMLTMFFFTGLGNAGTFKQMPMIFPRRQAGGVIGWTAAIAAFGPFVVGVLVSSFGAPVFYWGCVVFFALCAVLTWVFYARPNAPFPG; encoded by the coding sequence ATGGCAACCGCCAATATTTCTGGGCGCGTTCTTACAAACTGGAATCCAGAAGATTCAAACTCTTGGGACTCAAAAATTGCGTGGCGCACACTAGCGATCACCACTTATTCTCTATTCATTGGTTTTGCGACGTGGTACTTGGTTTCGGCCATCGCGCCTCAGCTCAATCAAATTGGCTTTAACTTCTCAAAATCGCAACTCTACTGGCTGTCATCAGCATCTGGCTTATCAGCTGGTTTTTCCCGCCTAGCCTTTATGTTCTTGCCTCCGATCATCGGAACAAGAAAAATGGTGACCTTCTCTTCCTTCATCCTAGCGCTACCTATGCTGGGATGGTTCTTCGCTGTCATTAACCCCAATACTCCATACTGGTGGATGCTGGTTCTCTCGGTCGCTGGCGGTTTAGGCGGCGGTATCTTCTCCGGTTACATGCCATCGACCGGTTACTTCTTCCCCAAAGCTAAGTCAGGAACCGCTCTCGGTTTACAAGCCGGAATCGGTAACTTCGGTGTTTCTTTCATCCAACTTGTCGCACCGCTGCTCATGGGCCTGTCTCTTTGGGGAGTCAGCGTCAATCCACAATTACGTACCGACGGTAGCGAGATATTTGTTCATACACCTGCTATCTTCATGGTTCCTTGGACAATTCTTGCCGGTGTCCTTGCGTGGATTTACTTAAAGGATGTTCCCGTCAAAGCAAATTTCCGCCAGCAAATGGATATTTTTGGCAACTCCAACACATGGGTCATGACGCTGATTTACCTCGCAACATTCGGTGCATTCTCCGGCTTTGCCGCCCAATTCGCGTTGATGGTCAACAATATTTACGGCGTTAACTCTTCTCTCGCAGAAACATTCGCTGTAGAAGACTTGCCTAAGGGCGCCACCTTCGCCTTCCTTGGCCCACTCATTTCTGCAGCGGTCCGCGCTGCTTGGGGTCCGCTATGCGACCGCTTCGGCGGTGCAGTATGGACGCTTATTTCCTGCATTGGTATGGCAGTTTCTACTGCTGTAGCTGCGTTGTTCCTCCACCCCACAGATCCTAGCCAGTTCTGGTATTTCCTCGCAGCTATGCTCACGATGTTCTTCTTTACTGGTTTGGGGAATGCTGGAACCTTTAAACAGATGCCTATGATTTTCCCCCGTCGTCAAGCAGGCGGAGTGATTGGCTGGACCGCCGCTATCGCAGCATTCGGCCCATTCGTCGTAGGTGTTTTGGTTTCCTCATTCGGAGCTCCAGTCTTTTATTGGGGCTGTGTCGTATTCTTCGCACTTTGTGCAGTTCTAACTTGGGTCTTCTACGCACGCCCGAATGCGCCTTTCCCTGGTTAA